The sequence below is a genomic window from Chthoniobacterales bacterium.
GGTTCCGTATTCATGGGGAAAATTCCAATCCCCGCACTGCGCCGAAGCAAGGCTCAATCCGGCCGCCGCCGCGCTCGCTTTCCCGCCTGGGCAGGATCGAGGGCGCGGGATTTTGCGGAAATCCCTTTGCGTGGCGCGGGGGGGGTTTCGTAGGCTGCCGCGCGCGCCCGCTCTCACCCGGAAGGCGCACACACCCACCGACGTCCAGTGAGGCGTCACTCTCTCGCCATGCCCAAAGATTCTTCGATCCGTAAAATTCTCCTCATCGGCTCCGGCCCCATCATCATTGGGCAGGGGTGCGAGTTCGACTACTCCGGCGTCCAGGCCTGCAAGGCCCTGAAGGAGGAAGGCTACCAGGTGGTGCTCGTAAACTCGAATCCGGCGACGATCATGACCGATCCGGAATTCGCGGATCGCACCTACATCGAGCCGATCACCCCGGCCGTCGTCGAAAAGATCCTCGAGCGCGAACGCCCCGACGCCCTGCTGCCCACGCTCGGCGGCCAGACGGCGCTGAATTGCGCGATGGATCTGCACCACTCCGGCGTGCTGGAGAAATATGGCGTGCGGCTGATCGGCGCGAATGCGGAGGCGATCAAGCGCGGCGAGGACCGCCAGCTTTTCAAGGACATCATGCTCGAGATCGGGCTGGACGTTCCGAAATCCGGCACCGCGCACTCGATGGCGGAGGCCCAGGAGGTGGCGGCGCACATCGGCACGATGCCGCTCATCATTCGCCCGGCCTTCACGCTCGGCGGCACGGGCGGCGGCATCGCCTACAATCGCGACGAATTCGAGGAGATCGTGAAACGCGGTCTCGACCTCTCGCCGACGACCGAGGTGCTCATCGAGGAATCGCTGCTCGGCTGGAAGGAATACGAAATGGAAGTCATGCGCGACCGAGCGGACAACTGCGTCGTCATCTGCTCGATCGAGAATTTCGACCCGATGGGCGTGCACACCGGCGACTCGATCACCGTGGCGCCGATCCAGACGCTGACGGACAAGGAATACCAGTGCATGCGCGACGCGTCGTTTGCCGTCATCCGCGCGATCGGCGTGGAAACGGGCGGCTCGAACATCCAGTTCGCCACGCACCCGCAGACGGGCCGCATGATCGTCATCGAAATGAACCCGCGGGTGTCGCGGAGTTCCGCGCTGGCCTCGAAGGCGACCGGCTTCCCGATCGCGAAGATCGCCGCGAAACTCGCGGTGGGCTACACGCTCGACGAGCTCAAGAACGACATCACGCGCGAGACGCCGGCGTGTTTCGAGCCGACGATCGACTACGTCGTCACGAAGATCCCGCGGTTCACGTTCGAGAAATTCCCGCAGGCCGACCCGACGCTCACGACGCAGATGAAGAGCGTGGGCGAGGCGATGGCCATCGGCCGCACGTTCAAGGAGTCGTTCCAGAAGGCGCTGCGCTCGCTGGAGATCGGCCGCTTTGGCTTCGGCAGCGATGGCAAGGACGCGACGTTCGACATTCCCGAGCTCGAGCGCCTGCTGCGCGTGCCCACGGTGGGCCGCGTCTTCGCGATCCACGCCGCGTTCCGCTCCGGCTACAGCGTGGAGAAGATTCACGAGCTGTCGCGGATCGATCCGTGGTTCCTCCACAACCTTCGAGAGATCGCGGACTTCGAATTCACCGGCGACAACTGGCGCAAGGCGAAGAAGCTCGGCTTCAGCGACCGCCAGCTCGGCGTGCTCACGGGCAGGCCCGAGTCGGAGATTCGCAAGGCGCGCAAGGCGGCCGGGGTGCTGCCGACGTATCGCCTCGTCGACACGTGCGCGGCGGAGTTCGAGGCCTACACGCCATATTTTTATTCGACCTACGGCGACGAGGACGAAGCGCGCCCGACCGACAAGAAGAAGGTGATGATCCTCGGCGGCGGGCCAAACCGCATCGGCCAGGGCATCGAGTTCGACTACTGCTGCGTGCACGCCGCCTTCGCGCTCAAGGAAGAGGGCTGGGAGACGATCATGGTGAACTCGAACCCGGAGACGGTTTCGACGGACTACGACACCAGCGACAAGCTGTTCTTCGAGCCGCTCACGCTCGAGGACGTGCTGAACATCTACGAGAACGAGAAATGCGACGCCGTCGTCGTGCAATTCGGCGGGCAGACACCGCTGAACCTCGCCGCCGCGCTCCAGGCGAACGGCTGCAACATCATCGGCACGCAGCCGAAGAGCATCGAGATGGCGGAAGACCGCAAGCACTTCGCCGCGATGCTGGATAAACTGGGCCTCCAGCAGACGCCCGGCGGCACCGCGACGAATGAGGACGAAGCCGTGGCCGTGGCCGCGAAGATCGGCTACCCCGTGCTCGTGCGCCCGAGCTTCGTGCTCGGCGGTCGCGCGATGGAAATCGTCTACAACGAGGACGACCTGCGCGGCTACATCGAGCGTGCCGCCGAGGCCAGCCCCGAGCGCCCGATCCTCGTCGATCGTTTCCTCGAAGACGCCACCGAGGTCGACGTCGATTGCATCGCCGACGGCGAGACGTGCGTGATCGGCGGCATCATGGAGCACATCGAGCAGGCTGGCATTCACTCCGGCGACAGCGCGTGCGTCATTCCCACCTTTTCGCTCACCGAAAAATCGCTTGAGACAATCAAGGCCGCCACGAAAGCAATGGCGAAGGAGCTCGAAGTCCGCGGCCTCATGAACGTCCAGTTCGCCGTGAAGGACGAGCAGGTCTACATCATCGAGGTGAACCCGCGCGCCAGCCGCACGTCCCCCTTCGTCGGCAAGGCCATCGGCGTGCCGCTCCCGAAGCTGGCTGCGAAGATCATGGCCGGCAGGACGCTCAAGGAGCTCGGCTTCACCGAGGAGATCGTGCCCGCGCATTTCTCCGTGAAGGAAGCCGTCTTCCCGTTCATCAAGTTCCCCGGCATCGACATCACGCTCGGGCCGGAGATGCGCTCAACCGGCGAAGTGATGGGCATCGACGGCGACTTCGGCAGCGCCTACGCGAAGGCCCAGATGGCCGCCGCGCCCGCCCTGCCCGACGGCGGCAACGTCTTCATCAGCGTGAAGGACCGCGACAAGGCGGCCGTCGCGCCGATTGCCCGGGAGTTTGCCGACCTCGGTTTCAAGCTCTTCGCCACCGCCGGCACGGCCAGCGTGCTGAAGGAAGCCGGCCTCGAGGCCACCGTGCTCCAGCGCCTGAACGAAGGTCGCCCGACCGCCCTCGACATGATCAAGAACGGCGACATCCACTTCATCGTGAACACACCGAGTGGCGAGCAACCCCGCAAGGACGAGGTCGTGATCCGGAGCGCCGCCGTGGCGAACCGCGTCGCGACGATGACCACCCTGCGCGCCGCCCGAGCCAGCGCCGCCGCGATCCGCGCCATTCGCGAACGCGGCCTCAAGGTCAAGAGCCTGCAGGAATACCACGGGTAGGGGCTTCCGACTCGCCCGATCCGCACGGGCACTCGATGGAGTCTGTGCTCGTCTGGTAAATGCAAGCCAGATGAGCATAGTCAATCTTTCCATCATTTAAACTTGTCTCCAAGTCGGGCATTCCTGACTCTCCGCCTTCGGAGAAGAGCATGCCCC
It includes:
- the carB gene encoding carbamoyl-phosphate synthase large subunit; this translates as MPKDSSIRKILLIGSGPIIIGQGCEFDYSGVQACKALKEEGYQVVLVNSNPATIMTDPEFADRTYIEPITPAVVEKILERERPDALLPTLGGQTALNCAMDLHHSGVLEKYGVRLIGANAEAIKRGEDRQLFKDIMLEIGLDVPKSGTAHSMAEAQEVAAHIGTMPLIIRPAFTLGGTGGGIAYNRDEFEEIVKRGLDLSPTTEVLIEESLLGWKEYEMEVMRDRADNCVVICSIENFDPMGVHTGDSITVAPIQTLTDKEYQCMRDASFAVIRAIGVETGGSNIQFATHPQTGRMIVIEMNPRVSRSSALASKATGFPIAKIAAKLAVGYTLDELKNDITRETPACFEPTIDYVVTKIPRFTFEKFPQADPTLTTQMKSVGEAMAIGRTFKESFQKALRSLEIGRFGFGSDGKDATFDIPELERLLRVPTVGRVFAIHAAFRSGYSVEKIHELSRIDPWFLHNLREIADFEFTGDNWRKAKKLGFSDRQLGVLTGRPESEIRKARKAAGVLPTYRLVDTCAAEFEAYTPYFYSTYGDEDEARPTDKKKVMILGGGPNRIGQGIEFDYCCVHAAFALKEEGWETIMVNSNPETVSTDYDTSDKLFFEPLTLEDVLNIYENEKCDAVVVQFGGQTPLNLAAALQANGCNIIGTQPKSIEMAEDRKHFAAMLDKLGLQQTPGGTATNEDEAVAVAAKIGYPVLVRPSFVLGGRAMEIVYNEDDLRGYIERAAEASPERPILVDRFLEDATEVDVDCIADGETCVIGGIMEHIEQAGIHSGDSACVIPTFSLTEKSLETIKAATKAMAKELEVRGLMNVQFAVKDEQVYIIEVNPRASRTSPFVGKAIGVPLPKLAAKIMAGRTLKELGFTEEIVPAHFSVKEAVFPFIKFPGIDITLGPEMRSTGEVMGIDGDFGSAYAKAQMAAAPALPDGGNVFISVKDRDKAAVAPIAREFADLGFKLFATAGTASVLKEAGLEATVLQRLNEGRPTALDMIKNGDIHFIVNTPSGEQPRKDEVVIRSAAVANRVATMTTLRAARASAAAIRAIRERGLKVKSLQEYHG